The following nucleotide sequence is from bacterium.
CCTTGGAGATGAGCTCCTCGATGGATATCTGGTAGAAATTGAAGAGATCCGTGGACCTGGCCTGCAACCGCATGGGTTTAGGTTCCTCTTCAATCAAGCCCTCGGCCTCGGGTTCGTAAACATTTTCGACCATTTCGCTCCTAAAGGCCTTCGGGAAGTTCGATGTCCTCGTCACGCATGTGCTCGAGCATGTACCGGGCGCTCTCGGAGAGGTCGCCGCGGGGCCAGCGCTCGAGGTAGGCGTTGAACGCCGCCTCGGCCTCGTCGTAGTTCTTCAGCTTGTCCGAGTACAGAAAGCCTATCATGAACTGAGCCTTGGGCGCCTCGTCGGAGTCGGGGTAGAACTCGAGGATTTTCTTGTAGTAGCTGACCGCGGTGGGCGGCGGGGCCGCCTCGGCCAGGGCGTAAAGCTCGGTCGGGCTTTCCTTGGGTTTCGGTTCGGCGAAGAGGTTTTCCTCGTTCACCACCACGTCGTACTGCTCGCGAAGCTCGGTGAAGAAATCCTGGACGCGCTGGTTGGAGGCTTCACTGATTATTCGACCCCGGACCGCCCCTCGCACCTCTTCGTAAGGTTTCTGACGCGGCTCCAGGTGCGATACTCTCTGCGCGATGACCCAGCCCGAATCTATCGCGAGCGGTTCCGAGTACTGCCCGTCAAGCAGCTCTTTTATCGCATGGTTGATGACCATGCGGGATTTCCTCCCCAGGGCCAGGATGGGCGAGGAGGGCTTCAGATAACCCAGAAGGCCGCCGTCGGGAGCGGACGATTCGTCTTCGGAGTACTCTCCGACGACCCGTTCGAAGCTCTCGCCCCTCTCCAAAGCCTGGTGCGCCGCCTTGATTTTATCCTCCTCCGCGCAGACGATGATGCGGAGCTGGACCTGCTCTTCGTCCAGGTATTCCCCCTTGTGCTCCTCGTAGAAATTGATGGCGTCGGCTTCGGGAACGAGGATGTAGTCGGCGATGCGGGATTTCACCCGGTCGAAGTCCAGGGCCTTGGACTCGATATTCTCCTCGACCAGGAGCAGGTGCCAGCCGAGTTTGCTCTGAACGGGGCCCGCCACCTCGCCCACCGGAAGGCCGAAGATGACCGCCTGCAGCTCGGGCACGGCGCCGAGCTGGGGGATGGGCATGTCCTTCGTCACCAGCCCCAGCATCCCGCCCAGACGTCTGGTCTTGACGTCGGTGGTGTCGGCCTTGGCCAGGTCGGAGAAGGAAATCTCGCCGGCTGCGAGACGGGCCTTGCCCGCCAGGGCGTCCTCCTCGGTCGCATAGAGGATGTGGCGCAGGCGAACCTGGGCGTCGGTCATGAACTCGTCGCGGTGGCTGTCGTAGTATTTGCGGAGGGTTTCTTCGGAGTAGCCGTAGAACTCGCCGAAGAAATCCTCGTAGTAGGCGATGGCCAGGGAGCGCACGCGGGCCTGTTCGATCTGGCGCTCCACCTTGGGATCCGAATCCAGGTCCTCGTCGAGAGCGGCCAGGTAGAGCACCTGCTCCTGGATTATCTGATCCAGGAAGCCCCGCCGGCCCTCCTCATCGGTCAGCATGGACTGGTACTGGGGCGGCAGATCGGCTATCCGCTGCTCCAGGTCGTCAATGGTGAAGGGCTCGCCGTCTATCCAGGCGACGGGGCGGTCGTCCTGGGCCGGCGTCGCCAGACACATCGAGAGGACGGCAAGAACGGTACAGATGAAGGCTGTTCTGAGCATAGTGTCACCTCACCGATGACCTGTTTGTCCGTGGTTAGTTTTAGCCGGAACCCTCGAGGTAGGCCGAGATTGCCTCCTCGTTTCGTTTGATTCCCAGGTCCTCTTCGAGGGCGTCGTAGAACTCCTGCTCATTCTCGCGGACCCGTGTCTCGAAGAGCCTCGACTGCGCTTGTGCGCGCACGTTATCGTACTGTGACTTCTCGCCCGGGGTGAAATCGAGGACCTGGATCACGGCCCAGCCCCGGGATAGCTCGAAAGGTTCACTCATCCCGCCGGGTTTGATGGAGAAGGCCTCGTCCTCGAAGGTTTTCTCGTCCCCCGTTCCGGCGAACAGGGGCAGGGGTTTCCCGCGGTAGAGCTTGGGGATCAGCCCCCCGTTATCCCTGGTCGCGGCGTCGAGACTGACCTCGCGGGCGATTTCGTCGAGATTCTCGCCGGCCTTCGCCCGGGCGATAACCCGTTCGGCGTCCTGGCGGGTGGCAGACAGGACGTAGCGCAGGCTCACCGCGTCGAGGCGGTCGAATTCGTCCCGGTGCGCATCGTAGTAAGCGCGGACGTCCTCCTCCGGGGTGAGGAGCTCCAGGACTATCTGGGGCTTGGCCTCGTCGAAGGAGAGGGGCTTGCCGGGGTTGAAGGCGTCCACGACGAACACGTGCCAGCCCATCTGGCTCTCCAGCGGACCGAAGGGCTCACCCACCTCGGCCGAGAAGATGGCCTTGATGACGTAGGGCGGGAGGACCTGGTTGTCGGGATACACCACCGGGAGCCGGCCGCCGTTCACCGCGCTCATCCGGTCCTTGGAACGCTCGGCGGCCAGTCGGGAGAAGTCGGCCCCGCCCCGGAGCTCGGTGAGGACACGCCCGGCCTCGGCTTCGTTCTCGGTGAGGATGTGCCTGACATTGGCCTGGGTGGGCGACACCAGTTCGGCGGCGTGATTCTGGTAGTAACCGAAGAGCTCGTCCTCGGAGAAGCCGTAGTTGGCGAAGCTGATGCGGATGTAGTTGGAGATGATCACGTCCCGGGCGGACTGCTCCAACTGGGCCTGTACGTCGGGAAGCTCGTCCACCCCCGCGGCGAGGGCCGCCTGGTAGAGGACCTCCACCTGGATGGATTTTTCTAAAAGCTGCTCCCGTCCCTGGCGTGTTCCCGCCTGCGTGAATCCCTGGTTGCCGAGAAGGGTCGCGGTGCGCTGGAGATTCTCGACGGTCAACGCCCCGTCGCCGACGTTGACCAGCACGGTCCCCTCCTCACCGCAGCCGGCGAAGAGCACGACAATGGACAGGGCCAGGGCCGCGGGGATCGTTATTTCCCTTCGGGCGCGGTTACGCACCGGTCACTCCTCGGGGTCGGGCTTTTTACCGTCGGTTTTCGCGGGGGATTTTTCGGCGGGTTTGCCATCGGTCTCCGTATCGCGCTCCCGCCTCTCGGCCTTTTTATAGGATTCGGGGCGGTAGTCGGTGGCGTAGAATCCGGAGCCTCGGAAGATCAACCCCGCGCCGGGTGAGGGCAGCCTTCGGATCGGCCCTCGGCCGCACTCGGGACAGCTCTCCGGATCCCCGGCGGTGATGGGGAGGAAGAGCTCGAAACGGTTGGCGCAGCTCTCGCAGAGGAATTCGTATGTCGGCATGGTTCGCTTTTAGGCGGGTCGAGCGGCTGGAAAGTATACTTAAAGCCGCCGCGCCGTGTCAAGGTGCGGCGCGGGTTTTGCTTTTCCCCGATCGGCCGCGCATGCTTCGGCGGGCGGGTTCGTGGACCCGCCCATCCACCGGTCGTCACCCTGGATCTCGAGTCAGAACGTGTAGCTCACGCTGAAGCGGTTCTTCATGCCGAAGAGCTCGCCCTCGGGCTGCTGGGCGAAGTCGAACTGGATGCCCAGGTAGCGTACGCTGAACCCGAAGCTGGTCCCCACGACCGCCGCCGATTCGTCGGAGTAGTAGCCGATGCGCAGGCCGACGATGCCGGCGTACCAGTATTCACCGCCCACTCCGAACACCGCCTCGCCGAGCTCCGTCTCCAGATCATCGTCGAGCCCCAACATGTACTTGGAGTAATCGAAGCTGAACCGCATCTCGTTGAAATCGTCGTTGAAGGGAATCTCGTAGGCCAGGCCGAGCTTCAGCATGCGCGGCAGCGGCGCGGGGACTTTCTGGTAGACGAGGTCCGTCCCCAGGTTCATCACCATAGCGCCCACCGAGAGCTTCTCCAGCGGCGTCTTCCAGAGAAGACCCGCGTCGAAGGCCACCGCCTGGGCCACGTTTTCGTTGGAGAGGTGATCGTAAACGTACTTCAGCGTACCACCCACCCCCAACGCGTCCTCGATGATGTCGTACCCGTACGACAGGCCGACGGATAGCCCGTAGGCGGCCATGTAGCCGATGGGCTGGGGGCTCTCCTTGGTAATGGCGATGAGGCCGGCGTTGGAGTAGAGGACCCAGATGCCGAAGGTGCCGATGTCCTCGAAGTTGTGGATGTAGCCGAGGTAGTCGTAGTAGATGTCATTGCCCTCGAGGGAGCGGTCGGAGTGCATGGCGCCGACCATGTGGTCGGAGAAGAAGCCGAGGCCGGCGGGGTTGTAGTAGGTGGCGTGGACGTCGTCGGCCACGGCTGTAAAGGCCTTGCCCATGCCGCCGGGTCGGGCGCCGGGGTCCATCGTCAGCCAGGGAACGGTGATGCTGACCGCGTCGGCCAGGGCGACGCCGATCGGGATGAGTATCAACAACGCCAAAAACGTCCTGCGCATGCCACTCCCGCTGCGGTTCCGGTGTGGGGGTACGTTAACACGCGACCGACCACCCACTCAAGCCGGTCTTTACCCGTTTCCCGTATACGCTGGCTTTCCCGAATAGTTCCTTCAGAAGGCGACGGCGACGCTGACCCTATGGGTGGAGCCCAGCTCGTGGTTGAGCCAGCAGTAGTCCAGTGAAATACCCCACAGAGACACCCCGCCGCCCAGGGTGAGCTTCCCCCGGTCGGCGCCCAGGCGAGCCGAGAACACGTCGGCCACGGTGAGCTCGAGGCCCCCGTGCAGGTCGAGGCTGATGTCGCCGAGATCGAGCTGCGCCGCGTCACCGTAGTCGGCGAGGATGAACTCGGCGTCGCCGGAGAGGGTCAGCACGCTGTCTATCCCGGCCAGGTCCAAGCCCCACGCCCCCCCGAGCACCACGCGCGGGTCGAAGGTGTCCGCGGTGCCGTTGCTCCAGGTTTTGACGGTGTAGGGATCGTGGACCACCAGGGCCAGTCCCGCCCGTTCCGACGGCCGCCAGAGGACCCCCAGATCGAAGCCGAACCCGTCGGCGGTGACCGCGCCACCTTCCGACGTGTCGGGGACCAGGTCGTCGTACAGGTAGCGGACGGTGACACCCGCCGAAAGATTCTCCACGAGCTGCCGCGCGTAGGTAAGCTGGAAGGCGTTGCTCGTGGAGTCCACCACGTCGTAAACCTCGGGCCGGCCGTCCTCGCCCCAGCGGGTCAGCTTGATGTCGTCGTAGCCGGTGCGGATCCAGGAGAGGGCGAAGGAGCCCAGACTCTCGTCGGGGGTCCAGAAGCCGGCGAGGGTGTCGTAGTTGACCAGGCCGGCGAAACGGCTGGAGTGCATGAAGAGCCCGCCGTAGTTCCCGGCGAAGGCCAGGCCCGCGGGGTTGTAGGCCGGGGCGGCGGCGTCCACGGCCAGCGCCGAGTAGGCCCCGCCCAGGGCCATCCCACGGGCGCCGAAGCCCGCCGTCAGATAATCCCCGGCGTACAGGGTGTCCCCGTCGGCCGCGACCGCGGTGACGACGAGCAAACCCAGAAGCACCGTCGGCTGTGTCACGCGCACGAAAGCTCCTAACGTAGCATGATGAATTTCTCGAAGGCCGTGGTCTTGTCGTCACCGTCGCGGGCCTCGAGGGAATACAGGTAGACGCCGTTGGCCAGCGGCCGGCCCCCGCTGTCGTTTCCATCCCATTCGATGACGTTGAACCCCGTGACCAGACCGGTCGCCTCGAGGGTCCGCACCAGACGGCCGACGGGGGTGTAGATACGGACGCGCGCCTGGTCCGGCCGTGTGCTGGCGAAGAAGGTGAAGGCCGTCGGGCCCGGGGCGGGGTTGGGCACCACCAGCACCTCGGACAGGCCCAGGCTGTCGGCCACCACGAGCTCCGCCGAGGCGGACCCCGGCTCGCCGAAGTTGTCGTAGCAGTAGAGCGTGAGCGTGTATTCCCCCGGGGGCAGCTCGAGCTGTCTCTCAATCACACCCCGGGTGTAATCACCGGAGACCGGCGTGTAGTCGTCGGTCAGGTCTATGTCGAAGCTGTGCTTATCGGCTTCGGCGACGAGGATGATCGGCCGGTCTATGTCGCCGGAGACCATGGGCACCCCGCCGTCGGAGCGGAGCAGAAGGATGCCCTGGGGGTCCGAGAGCTCGGCGGTGAGCTTGACGCTTCCGTCAATGTAGTCCCCGGAGGCGGTGGCGCCGTCGTCGAAGAAGAGGTTGACTACGGGGCCCTCGTTGTCGGCGGGCGGGTCCACCGAGCCGACGATGTCCAGTTTCCAGACCGTGTCCGCCGAGAAGGGGGCGTCGGTTATCGTCTCCCCCGTAGTCTCGTCCACCATGTACGCCCGGAGCTCCAGGGTGTAGGGGTAAATCTCGTAGTCGGAGAGGTCGTCGTTCATGTCCAGCGGGAGGGCGATCTGGGTCCTGAAAGAGCCG
It contains:
- a CDS encoding peptidyl-prolyl cis-trans isomerase, translated to MRNRARREITIPAALALSIVVLFAGCGEEGTVLVNVGDGALTVENLQRTATLLGNQGFTQAGTRQGREQLLEKSIQVEVLYQAALAAGVDELPDVQAQLEQSARDVIISNYIRISFANYGFSEDELFGYYQNHAAELVSPTQANVRHILTENEAEAGRVLTELRGGADFSRLAAERSKDRMSAVNGGRLPVVYPDNQVLPPYVIKAIFSAEVGEPFGPLESQMGWHVFVVDAFNPGKPLSFDEAKPQIVLELLTPEEDVRAYYDAHRDEFDRLDAVSLRYVLSATRQDAERVIARAKAGENLDEIAREVSLDAATRDNGGLIPKLYRGKPLPLFAGTGDEKTFEDEAFSIKPGGMSEPFELSRGWAVIQVLDFTPGEKSQYDNVRAQAQSRLFETRVRENEQEFYDALEEDLGIKRNEEAISAYLEGSG
- a CDS encoding zinc ribbon domain-containing protein; the encoded protein is MPTYEFLCESCANRFELFLPITAGDPESCPECGRGPIRRLPSPGAGLIFRGSGFYATDYRPESYKKAERRERDTETDGKPAEKSPAKTDGKKPDPEE
- a CDS encoding peptidyl-prolyl cis-trans isomerase encodes the protein MLRTAFICTVLAVLSMCLATPAQDDRPVAWIDGEPFTIDDLEQRIADLPPQYQSMLTDEEGRRGFLDQIIQEQVLYLAALDEDLDSDPKVERQIEQARVRSLAIAYYEDFFGEFYGYSEETLRKYYDSHRDEFMTDAQVRLRHILYATEEDALAGKARLAAGEISFSDLAKADTTDVKTRRLGGMLGLVTKDMPIPQLGAVPELQAVIFGLPVGEVAGPVQSKLGWHLLLVEENIESKALDFDRVKSRIADYILVPEADAINFYEEHKGEYLDEEQVQLRIIVCAEEDKIKAAHQALERGESFERVVGEYSEDESSAPDGGLLGYLKPSSPILALGRKSRMVINHAIKELLDGQYSEPLAIDSGWVIAQRVSHLEPRQKPYEEVRGAVRGRIISEASNQRVQDFFTELREQYDVVVNEENLFAEPKPKESPTELYALAEAAPPPTAVSYYKKILEFYPDSDEAPKAQFMIGFLYSDKLKNYDEAEAAFNAYLERWPRGDLSESARYMLEHMRDEDIELPEGL
- a CDS encoding PorV/PorQ family protein, encoding MRVTQPTVLLGLLVVTAVAADGDTLYAGDYLTAGFGARGMALGGAYSALAVDAAAPAYNPAGLAFAGNYGGLFMHSSRFAGLVNYDTLAGFWTPDESLGSFALSWIRTGYDDIKLTRWGEDGRPEVYDVVDSTSNAFQLTYARQLVENLSAGVTVRYLYDDLVPDTSEGGAVTADGFGFDLGVLWRPSERAGLALVVHDPYTVKTWSNGTADTFDPRVVLGGAWGLDLAGIDSVLTLSGDAEFILADYGDAAQLDLGDISLDLHGGLELTVADVFSARLGADRGKLTLGGGVSLWGISLDYCWLNHELGSTHRVSVAVAF
- a CDS encoding PorV/PorQ family protein is translated as MRRTFLALLILIPIGVALADAVSITVPWLTMDPGARPGGMGKAFTAVADDVHATYYNPAGLGFFSDHMVGAMHSDRSLEGNDIYYDYLGYIHNFEDIGTFGIWVLYSNAGLIAITKESPQPIGYMAAYGLSVGLSYGYDIIEDALGVGGTLKYVYDHLSNENVAQAVAFDAGLLWKTPLEKLSVGAMVMNLGTDLVYQKVPAPLPRMLKLGLAYEIPFNDDFNEMRFSFDYSKYMLGLDDDLETELGEAVFGVGGEYWYAGIVGLRIGYYSDESAAVVGTSFGFSVRYLGIQFDFAQQPEGELFGMKNRFSVSYTF